A single Cannabis sativa cultivar Pink pepper isolate KNU-18-1 chromosome 7, ASM2916894v1, whole genome shotgun sequence DNA region contains:
- the LOC133039823 gene encoding uncharacterized protein LOC133039823 codes for MIGNTVMSLWCSYLQEHTLNLGGLRNTYAFNNPASVSTEAGKLKQRSENLCQRMMGMQPEQWLICPWNSGDHWLTIMIHANTQSVAYLDSTNDFIRTDIMKCIQNAVDMYRIEKNIRNKGPVKINQYTCRQQPDGIQCGYYVMKIIQSFMTVVNPASFLKNHFKLDAPYSNEEINAVRDELAEFVKPLIID; via the exons ATGATTGGAAATACTGTTATGTCTCTTTGGTGCAG ttatttgCAAGAACACACACTTAATCTTGGTGGGTTGAGGAATACATATGCATTTAATAATCCTGCTTCAGTATCAACTGAAGCTggtaaactcaaacaacgttcaGAGAATCTATGTCAGCGAATGATGGGTATGCAACCTGAACAATGGTTGATATGTCCGTGGAATTCAGG TGATCACTGGTTGACAATTATGATTCATGCCAATACTCAAAGTGTTGCATATCTTGACTCGACGAATGACTTTATCCGAACTGATATTATGAAATGTATCCAAAa tGCTGTGGACATGTACAGGATCGAAAAAAATATACGAAACAAGGGTCCAGTAAAAATCAACCAATACACGTGTCGACAGCAGCCGGATGGAATACAATGTGGTTATTATGTTATGAAGATTATTCAGAGTTTCATGACGGTTGTTAATCCTGcaagttttttgaaaaatcat TTCAAGTTAGACGCTCCCTATAGTAACGAGGAGATCAATGCCGTACGGGATGAGTTGGCCGAATTTGTGAAGCCATTGATTATAGATTAA